A stretch of Myxocyprinus asiaticus isolate MX2 ecotype Aquarium Trade chromosome 42, UBuf_Myxa_2, whole genome shotgun sequence DNA encodes these proteins:
- the LOC127433006 gene encoding protein mono-ADP-ribosyltransferase PARP14-like isoform X1: MEDYPYPIIVEGDWRTEHAKSVKNKLQIYFQSKKKSNGGDCAVQYDEKSGTATVQFKSSDTRDGVLSKADHMITIEKCEVKLKVSKPGDVEEQPDNTGQPKEQACGYQKPNQSAPQTELDVKDPQESSAVVLENVPDDAKKYILALLVENVSNLSENDFRMELIPELNKTVVIFNNHSAAGKFLEKSRTHRNFQQYNLRARALERSTCVRVEDLPAEANEMLLELYFQKWGGPVEDIITVPSEKAAIMTFKKEEAKDKVLKMEHTICSVPVKIYPYFKSLGTALYGSNRPTWKLPDPITVSVHPAIRKFLLKKGLISSIRDQMSSHFSQINMDKPDVLLSPDPALLKQKGVTRRHIDGWSKNASDAFNELMSNYTAFEWPVLNTLWTKLEGEIKEVVTDMVFIDMDSSKGIVSLAGVANDVIGLKPIMKKMLERATTQMERERKSVTEDMDMSPTMYFLLVHDGMQGASTVSPQLHIDYKKDLNKLVLSGLKTEILTFKNDILEKKLKIKQKHLRMDRSILEFLRSVDCDEMSRDLFISHGISAVYTVFNGDILLFGSTERALADAEKKLGMVLTFSILTVKDQGVLALPQWQDLNKTLQNSYNTSKKRTVLINFSAQRDKVIVSGFREPVREVSLNLGDFIENRSRIEDVVRVKSHAVVEFIKDKKSQDWKSLFKSDEVKVNFDSKRPWIKLSGERAFVQPAMTFFIKMADALYTDTLIIKKAGAKKYFMEQGRFMLSMFLKEKGFVVVLQEDHMIEDEEDEFYEGSSEDFGQLSCEVRMPGGVTVTVRKADICKLNVDAVVNAANEDLQHTGGVALALLKAAGPHLQQCCDRYTKVNGRLRAGDAVITEAGQLPCKYVVHAVGPRFSNSDRPTAVKCLRHAVRESLNMASGKNCSSIAVPTISSGIFGCPLELCTETIAKEVHDYIDDQNRSGSRSSLTEINLVDNNDSTVKAMAHAVRKEFAAFSPKMTFPHHPSSKPHWKSNHGHRGQAYRGRGRGRGRGDHGHRNQDFRSHNYEPKNEHGNRDFERQTHGRGETTGSFSPARSENFEGVFETKTTQEGLKITLRKGNIQDACADIIVNTISEDLDLRKGAVSRSILQTAGHQLQSEVTRAARLDNPHYGDTVITNGYNLKCTKVFHVICPFWNGGHRSEDEVLIQIIRDCLGKSDAQGMASISLPAIGTGNLGFPKDLVAKIMLSEFQQFTPQNLREVTVIVHPSDKESAECFTNIFRHGIQGPITKGGNQLNLPKANSFVKTAQTSEMLGKVSTPSLGVHTLHVGQVILEVSSGDITKEKTDAIVNSSNHTFSLKAGVSKAILGAAGLQVEQECLQIVSSSNSQQKEIVTSAGQLPCGNIIHIIGRNSPADIKNGVLSVLKLCEAHKFTSVAFPALGTGQGGANPADVADAMVDAFVDFVKKKKAVHVKFVKFLIFQMNMVADFHQSMLRRSGEKVEEEKSMLGKIKDFFLGYSSENPTNEEFVIVSKEIEPVVFQLCGETAEDLRNAREMINTLIIKEQMNIPICDPAIAHFTKEDVEMLNAMQRELTVSFKLEKKGQHSVITLEGLTRDVHIAESRIWDMIRKVERNEKRRRDAFMLSSVVEWKYMDGGHSLKSFDMLTNFDLEMAYQNKQPSVKIKIDNDEFYVDIFQQVAIGQRTKFKLKRVDLEVAQTTLPSHWDDMKGQSVVVVQLAARSQEYADVEKAFKRTGLTFNIITIERVQNSTLWKNYMIKKEELEDKNQHKNNEKHLFHSTDPDKTDQINHHGFNRSYAGMHGAMYGKGSYFAVDPSYSAQGYPKPDAKGHRCMYLARVLVGDFTQGKQGLVIPPAKSSNGVDLYNSVTDNQNNPSMFVIFNDVQAYPEFLITFQ, encoded by the exons ATGGAAGATTATCCTTATCCGATCATCGTAGAGGGAGACTGGCGAACTGAACacgcaaaaagtgtaaaaaataaacttcagatttacttTCAAAGTAAGAAGAAATCTAATGGAGGCGACTGCGCTGTGCAATACGATGAGAAAAGTGGCACCGCTACGGTTCAGTTCAAATCATCTGACA CCCGAGACGGTGTTCTTTCCAAGGCGGATCACATGATTACCATTGAAAAATGTGAAGTCAAGTTGAAAGTGAGCAAACCTGGAGATGTTGAGGAACAGCCAGACAACACTGGACAACCG AAGGAGCAGGCATGCGGATATCAGAAACCAA ATCAAAGTGCCCCTCAAACTGAGTTGGATGTGAAGGACCCTCAAGAGTCAAGTGCTGTAGTACTGGAGAATGTTCCTGATGatgctaaaaaatatattttggctcTTTTGGTGGAGAATGTCAGTAATCTTTCAGAGAATGACTTCCGCATGGAGTTAATACCAGAATTAAACAAAACAGTTGTGATCTTTAATAATCACAGTG CTGCAGGAAAGTTCCTTGAGAAGAGCAGGACACATCGAAATTTCCAGCAGTATAATCTGAGGGCCCGTGCACTGGAGAGAAGCACATGTGTGAGGGTGGAGGATCTTCCAGCTGAGGCCAATGAGATGTTGCTGGAACTGTATTTTCAAAAATGGGGTGGTCCAGTAGAAGACATTATCACAGTTCCATCGGAGAAAGCAGCCATTATGACCTTCAAGAAGGAAGAAG CCAAGGATAAAGTGTTGAAGATGGAGCATACCATCTGCAGTGTTCCAGTCAAGATATATCCGTATTTTAAATCACTGGGTACAGCATTATATGGTAGCAACAGGCCAACATGGAAGCTGCCTGATCCCATCACAGTCAGTGTACATCCTGCAATCAGGAAGTTCCTTCTAAAGAAAGGGCTGATTTCCTCTATCAGAGACCAGATGAGCTCACATTTCAGCCAAATAAACATGGACAAACCTGATGTTCTTCTCAGTCCTGATCCAGCATTGCTGAAACAGAAAGGTGTAACCAGAAGACACATTGATGGCTGGAGTAAGAATGCCTCAGATGCCTTCAATGAATTGATGTCCAACTACACAGCATTTGAGTGGCCAGTACTGAACACCTTGTGGACCAAATTGGAGGGTGAAATTAAGGAAGTAGTGACAGATATGGTATTTATAGATATGGATAGCTCTAAAGGAATCGTATCACTGGCAGGTGTGGCCAATGATGTAATTGGCCTGAAACCCATCATGAAGAAAATGTTAGAAAGAGCAACAActcagatggagagagagaggaaaagtgttACAGAAGACATGGATATGTCCCCTACCATGTACTTTCTGCTCGTGCATGATGGCATGCAAGGTGCTTCTACGGTTTCTCCACAACTGCACATTGACTACAAAAAAGACCTGAACAAATTGGTTTTATCAGGTCTTAAAACGGAAATTCTCACCTTCAAGAATGATATCCTTGAGaagaaattaaaaattaaacagaaGCATTTAAGGATGGACCGTTCAATCCTGGAATTCTTGAGATCAGTGGATTGTGATGAGATGTCCAGAGATTTGTTTATATCTCATGGAATAAGTGCTGTCTACACAGTCTTTAATGGAGATATTCTTTTGTTTGGGAGCACAGAAAGAGCACTTGCTGATGCAGAGAAGAAGCTGGGGATGGTTCTCACATTCAGCATCCTCACTGTAAAAGATCAGGGTGTCCTTGCATTGCCACAGTGGCAGGATCTCAATAAAACACTGCAAAATTCATACAACACTTCCAAAAAGAGAACTGTTTTAATAAACTTTTCAGCACAGAGAGACAAAGTAATAGTGTCTGGATTCAGAGAACCAGTAAGAGAGGTCAGTTTAAACTTAGGAGATTTCATTGAGAATCGCAGTAGAATTGAAGATGTAGTTCGTGTCAAATCACACGCAGTGGTTGAATTcataaaagacaaaaaatcacAGGACTGGAAGAGTTTATTTAAATCTGATGAGGTGAAAGTAAATTTTGATTCAAAGAGACCTTGGATCAAACTATCTGGAGAACGTGCATTTGTCCAGCCAGCTATGACCTTCTTCATAAAGATGGCAGATGCTCTCTACACTGACACATTGATCATTAAGAAGGCAGGGGCAAAGAAGTACTTCATGGAGCAAGGCAGATTTATGCTTTCAATGTTTTTGAAGGAAAAGGGATTTGTGGTGGTGCTCCAGGAAGATCACATGATAGAGGATGAGGAGGATGAATTTTACGAAGGTAGTTCTGAAGATTTTGGGCAGCTGTCTTGTGAGGTTCGGATGCCAGGGGGTGTAACTGTTACAGTCAGAAAGGCAGACATTTGCAAGTTAAATGTTGATGCTGTAGTCAATGCTGCTAATGAAGATCTGCAGCACACTGGTGGGGTTGCTTTAGCACTTCTCAAAGCTGCTGGACCACATCTGCAGCAATGTTGTGATCGGTACACTAAAGTAAATGGACGTCTAAGAGCTGGAGATGCCGTCATCACTGAGGCTGGTCAACTTCCTTGTAAATATGTGGTCCATGCTGTTGGACCCCGCTTCAGCAATTCAGACAGACCTACTGCAGTGAAATGCCTAAGACATGCTGTGAGGGAAAGTTTGAACATGGCTTCAGGCAAAAATTGCTCCTCCATTGCGGTTCCTACAATCAGCTCAGGGATATTTGGCTGTCCTCTCGAACTTTGCACTGAGACAATCGCTAAGGAGGTGCATGACTACATCGATGATCAGAACCGCAGTGGATCAAGGAGCAGCCTAACTGAGATTAATTTGGTTGACAACAATGACAGCACTGTGAAAGCCATGGCTCATGCTGTCAGAAAGGAGTTTGCTGCTTTTAGCCCTAAAATGACTTTCCCTCATCATCCCTCATCTAAACCTCATTGGAAAAGCAACCATGGACACAGAGGTCAAGCCTATCGCGGTCGTGGCCGTGGTCGTGGTCGTGGTGATCATGGACATAGAAACCAAGACTTTAGAAGTCACAATTATGAACCAAAAAATGAACATGGTAATAGAGACTTTGAAAGACAAACACATGGTAGAGGAGAAACCACAGGCTCATTTTCTCCTGCTAGATCAGAGAACTTTGAAGGTGTTTTCGAGACCAAAACAACACAAGAGggactaaaaatcaccttgaggaAAGGGAACATTCAGGATGCTTGT GCTGATATAATTGTAAACACTATATCAGAAGACTTGGACCTTAGGAAAGGTGCTGTTTCCAGATCAATCCTTCAGACTGCTGGTCATCAGCTTCAGTCAGAAGTCACTAGAGCTGCTCGCTTAGACAATCCACATTATGGAGACACAGTCATCACAAATGGTTATAACCTAAAATGTACAAAGGTCTTCCATGTGATTTGCCCTTTTTGGAATGGTGGACATCGCTCAGAAGATGAG GTACTAATTCAGATAATTAGAGATTGCCTGGGAAAATCAGACGCTCAGGGGATGGCTTCAATCTCCCTCCCAGCTATTGGTACTGGGAACCTTGGCTTTCCTAAGGATCTAGTGGCCAAGATCATGCTGAGTGAATTCCAGCAATTTACCCCTCAAAACCTTCGTGAGGTAACTGTGATTGTGCACCCTTCTGACAAGGAAAGTGCTGAG TGCTTTACCAACATCTTTAGACATGGGATTCAGGGTCCCATCACAAAAGGGGGAAATCAACTGAACTTGCCTAAAGCAAATTCGTTTGTCAAGACTGCACAGACCTCTG AAATGCTTGGCAAAGTCTCCACTCCCTCTCTCGGAGTTCACACATTGCATGTGGGTCAAGTGATCCTAGAGGTTTCATCAGGAGACATAACTAAAGAAAAAACTGATGCCATTGTCAACTCTTCAAATCATACATTTTCTCTGAAAGCAG GAGTTTCCAAGGCCATTTTAGGTGCTGCTGGATTACAAGTGGAACaggaatgtttacagattg TGAGCTCATCAAACAGTCAGCAAAAAGAGATTGTAACCTCAGCTGGGCAGCTCCCATGTGGAAACATCATCCATATTATTGGGCGTAATAGTCCAGCTGACATAAAGAATGgtgttttgtctgttcttaaattGTGTGAGGCACACAAATTTACCTCTGTTGCATTCCCAGCTCTTGGCACAG GTCAAGGTGGTGCAAATCCAGCTGATGTTGCAGACGCAATGGTTGATGCATTTGTTGACTTTGTGAAGAAAAAGAAAGCGGTGCATGTGAAGTTTGTGAAGTTCCTTATATTCCAGATGAACATGGTAGCTGACTTCCATCAAAGCATGCTCAGAAGATCCGGTGAGAAAGTGGAGGAAGAGAAAAGCATGTTAGGCAAGATTAAAG ACTTCTTCCTTGGGTACAGTTCTGAAAATCCCACAAATGAAGAGTTTGTGATAGTGAGCAAGGAAATTGAGCCAGTTGTGTTCCAACTATGTGGGGAGACAGCAGAAGACTTAAGAAATGCCAGAGAAATGATCAACACCTTGATAATAAAGGAGCAAATGAACATTCCCATCTGTGATCCAGCCATTGCTCATTTCACCAAAGAGGATGTAGAAATGCTGAACGCCATGCAGAGGGAGCTCACAGTTAGTTTCAAACTTGAGAAGAAAGGCCAACACTCAGTCATTACATTGGAGGGACTGACAAGAGACGTACACATTGCAGAGAGTCGTATTTGGGACATGATCCGTAAAGTGGAAAGGAATGAAAAACGAAGACGTGATGCATTTATGCTCAGCAGCGTGGTTGAGTGGAAATATATGGATGGTGGGCACAGCCTCAAATCCTTTGATATGCTCACCAATTTTGATCTGGAAATGGCCTATCAGAACAAACAACCTTCAGTGAAGATCAAGATTGATAATGATGAATTTTATGTCGATATTTTTCAGCAAGTTGCCATAGGGCAGAGAACGAAGTTCAAACTAAAGCGAGTAGATCTGGAAg TAGCTCAAACCACTTTGCCTTCACATTGGGATGATATGAAAGGACAGTCAGTTGTTGTGGTACAACTCGCAGCAAGATCACAGGAATATGCAGATGTGGAGAAAGCGTTCAAGAGAACTGGACTGACCTTTAACATCATTACA ATTGAAAGAGTCCAAAACAGCACCCTCTGGAAGAACTACATGATCAAAAAGGAAGAACTGGAAGATaaaaaccagcacaaaaacaacGAGAAGCATCTCTTCCACAGCACTGACCCTGATAAGACAGATCAAATCAACCATCATGGCTTCAATCGCAGCTACGCTGGCATGCATG GAGCTATGTATGGGAAGGGTTCATATTTTGCTGTTGATCCAAGTTACTCAGCCCAAGGCTACCCTAAACCTGATGCCAAAGGACACAGATGCATGTACCTCGCCAGGGTGCTTGTCGGGGACTTCACTCAAGGAAAACAAGGCCTTGTCATTCCCCCTGCGAAGAGCTCAAACGGTGTTGATCTCTATAACAGTGTGACTGATAACCAAAACAACCCATCTATGTTTGTAATCTTCAATGATGTACAGGCTTACCCAGAATTCTTAATCACTTTCCAGTAA